The following coding sequences lie in one Mesorhizobium sp. DCY119 genomic window:
- a CDS encoding carboxymuconolactone decarboxylase family protein codes for MSQHTQNTSAARISLPDADGMTPEQRRVFDGIVTGRRGELVGPLRAALHNPELAERWSKLGETLRYCTRLPPRLSELAVLVTARVWNSELEWTIHRRAAEAAGLEADIIDAIRDGKAPRLIKEEDREVYRFAADMLSTGTVSDPVYEAVLARWDEAGTVELTALVGYYCMVALTLNVHRIPLPASIRPDLLGGGTPPEGLSPIPQLVDA; via the coding sequence ATGTCCCAGCATACCCAGAACACATCGGCCGCGCGGATTTCCCTTCCCGACGCCGACGGCATGACACCGGAGCAGCGCCGCGTCTTCGACGGCATCGTCACCGGACGCCGCGGCGAACTCGTCGGACCTTTGCGCGCGGCACTCCACAATCCGGAGCTTGCCGAACGGTGGAGCAAGCTGGGCGAAACACTACGCTATTGCACGCGCCTGCCGCCTCGCCTCTCCGAGCTGGCGGTGCTGGTGACTGCGCGCGTCTGGAACAGCGAACTCGAATGGACGATCCACCGCCGTGCGGCAGAGGCGGCCGGGCTGGAAGCCGACATCATCGACGCCATCCGCGATGGCAAGGCTCCGCGCCTGATCAAGGAAGAAGACCGCGAAGTCTATCGCTTCGCCGCGGACATGCTCTCGACAGGCACCGTCTCCGACCCTGTTTACGAGGCGGTTCTGGCACGCTGGGACGAGGCCGGAACGGTCGAGCTTACCGCATTGGTGGGCTACTACTGCATGGTGGCGCTGACGCTCAACGTGCATCGCATCCCTCTGCCCGCTTCGATACGGCCGGACCTGCTTGGCGGAGGCACCCCGCCCGAAGGCCTAAGCCCGATCCCACAACTCGTGGATGCATGA
- a CDS encoding CaiB/BaiF CoA-transferase family protein, with amino-acid sequence MAGPLSHIRVLDLSRIMAGPWSGQILADLGADVIKVERTGEGDDTRKWGPPYLAGSDGKPTKESGYYLSVNRGKRSVEVDISTEQGQAVIREIAKTSDIVLENFKSGTLDRYGLSYEHLKAENPRIIYASITGFGTTGPKREDVAYDFMIQAMGGLMSVTGERDDLPGGGPQKVGIPIIDIMTGMYTTVAVLAALANRDQTGKGDYIDVSMLDVSVAMLANQAMNFLVSGKTPKRGGNRHPNIQPQDVFAVADGHVVLAVGNDEQFRRFAAVLGAPEWVDDERFATNAARVTNLAVLHPMICERFAREPLQHWLAELGAAKVPCGPINTIPMVFEEPQVQHREMLRELPHPLAGSVKQVVSPMRFTEAPLSFDRPPPLLGQHTDEILASLGLTDGATT; translated from the coding sequence TTGGCCGGACCACTTTCACACATCCGCGTGCTCGATTTGAGCCGCATCATGGCAGGGCCCTGGTCTGGTCAGATTCTGGCCGACCTGGGTGCTGACGTCATCAAGGTGGAACGCACCGGCGAGGGCGACGACACCCGCAAATGGGGCCCGCCCTATCTGGCCGGCAGCGATGGAAAGCCGACGAAGGAGTCGGGCTATTACCTGTCCGTCAATCGCGGCAAGCGTTCCGTCGAAGTGGATATCTCGACCGAACAGGGTCAGGCGGTCATCCGCGAGATCGCCAAGACCTCCGACATCGTTCTGGAGAATTTCAAGTCGGGCACGCTCGACCGCTACGGCCTGAGCTACGAGCATCTCAAGGCCGAGAACCCGCGCATCATCTATGCCTCGATCACCGGTTTCGGCACCACCGGGCCCAAGCGTGAGGATGTCGCCTACGACTTCATGATCCAGGCCATGGGCGGGTTGATGAGCGTGACCGGCGAGCGCGACGACCTGCCGGGCGGCGGTCCCCAGAAGGTCGGCATCCCGATCATCGACATCATGACCGGCATGTATACGACGGTCGCCGTTCTTGCGGCCCTCGCCAACCGCGACCAGACCGGAAAGGGCGACTATATCGACGTTTCCATGCTGGACGTCTCGGTGGCGATGCTGGCCAACCAGGCGATGAATTTCCTGGTGTCAGGCAAGACGCCAAAGCGTGGCGGAAACCGGCATCCGAACATCCAGCCGCAGGATGTCTTTGCGGTGGCCGACGGCCACGTCGTGCTTGCGGTCGGCAATGACGAGCAGTTCCGCCGCTTCGCCGCCGTCCTTGGCGCGCCGGAGTGGGTCGATGACGAGCGCTTTGCGACCAACGCCGCGCGGGTGACCAACCTTGCGGTCCTGCATCCGATGATCTGCGAGCGTTTCGCGCGCGAACCTCTGCAACACTGGCTGGCTGAGCTTGGCGCGGCGAAGGTTCCCTGCGGCCCCATCAACACCATCCCGATGGTTTTCGAAGAGCCGCAAGTGCAGCACCGCGAAATGCTGAGGGAACTGCCTCATCCGCTGGCGGGTTCCGTCAAGCAGGTGGTGAGCCCGATGCGCTTTACCGAAGCACCCCTTTCCTTCGATCGGCCGCCCCCGCTTCTGGGGCAGCATACCGACGAAATACTCGCCTCTTTGGGCCTGACCGACGGAGCAACGACCTGA